A DNA window from Carnobacterium funditum DSM 5970 contains the following coding sequences:
- a CDS encoding PucR family transcriptional regulator codes for MTTLKAILEIPHFSDIQVLNKQADLSKEVEAIKITETPDVALYLPKNTFLLTTAMAFKDNPKMLCDFIQSLYELPVAGLGIKLGRFISELDEEVITFADSLNFPLLQIPCTLNLGTISHQMLSYIWDQQTDKLYYALDIQKKFSNLMIKGADLKTLIHHLGTILKRPVMLVNPFTEIIAESKQFQQDLRFENYHQQQLIPYLKKIQNKDKESWFLFEIDDENKLLVSVFPIKINAYFPYLLVIFKADQIPYPFSQFAIEQTNTVLLHTIYKNLEITESRLQLRETFFSQLMQETNQISKPVIHWLDYGKDYGLVDSSIYTIIIVHFENQESDIMDNGLEIDRYHLTYEWLERQFSNDFENALLFPIKDTSYYGILLQKAEPNLKDKLCLIHQQLKDRLPITLHFSIGNDVSKITSIYFSYKEARETCKMVLQSNSLGIVHYHQTKGFNKLIEHTPLAQVEHFCTTTLKKLAFPISEMDKELRKTLKVYLESQCDITLTAKLLFIHRNTVKYRIAKCEEIFETPINDPNLSLKLRLALELSKEKRTNLDMKLS; via the coding sequence ATGACTACTCTCAAAGCAATACTAGAAATACCACACTTTTCCGATATTCAGGTTTTAAATAAGCAAGCTGATTTATCTAAAGAAGTAGAGGCAATTAAAATTACCGAAACACCAGACGTTGCTTTATATTTACCTAAAAACACGTTCTTATTAACAACAGCTATGGCTTTCAAAGATAATCCCAAAATGTTATGCGACTTCATTCAATCGCTTTATGAATTACCAGTGGCTGGGTTAGGAATTAAGTTAGGGAGGTTTATAAGTGAATTAGACGAAGAGGTGATAACCTTTGCGGATAGCCTAAACTTCCCTTTATTACAAATTCCATGTACCCTTAACTTAGGAACCATTTCTCATCAAATGCTTTCTTATATTTGGGACCAGCAAACGGACAAATTATATTATGCATTAGACATTCAGAAGAAATTTTCTAACTTGATGATTAAAGGAGCTGATTTAAAGACTTTAATCCATCATTTAGGGACTATTTTAAAACGTCCAGTTATGTTGGTTAATCCATTTACAGAGATTATTGCAGAATCAAAACAGTTTCAACAAGATCTACGTTTTGAAAATTATCATCAACAACAATTAATTCCATATCTTAAAAAAATTCAAAATAAGGATAAAGAATCTTGGTTTCTTTTTGAAATAGATGATGAGAATAAATTACTTGTTTCGGTGTTTCCAATTAAAATCAATGCGTATTTTCCTTATTTATTAGTAATTTTTAAAGCGGATCAGATTCCTTATCCTTTTTCTCAATTCGCCATTGAACAAACAAATACAGTTCTTTTACATACCATTTATAAAAATCTGGAAATAACCGAAAGTAGGTTACAATTAAGAGAAACTTTTTTCTCTCAATTAATGCAAGAAACCAATCAAATAAGTAAACCTGTTATTCATTGGTTAGATTATGGAAAAGATTATGGTCTAGTTGATTCATCTATCTATACTATCATTATCGTTCATTTTGAGAATCAAGAGTCGGATATAATGGATAATGGCCTTGAAATAGATCGGTATCATTTGACATATGAATGGTTAGAAAGGCAATTTTCTAATGATTTTGAGAATGCGTTACTGTTTCCAATTAAAGATACTAGTTATTATGGAATACTTTTGCAAAAAGCTGAACCAAATTTAAAAGATAAACTTTGCCTCATTCATCAGCAGTTAAAAGATAGATTGCCAATCACACTTCACTTTTCAATTGGGAATGATGTAAGCAAGATAACCTCAATCTATTTTTCTTACAAAGAAGCAAGAGAAACTTGTAAAATGGTTTTACAAAGCAATTCTCTTGGAATCGTTCATTATCATCAAACTAAAGGATTTAATAAGTTAATTGAGCATACTCCTTTAGCACAAGTAGAACATTTTTGTACCACTACTTTAAAAAAACTAGCTTTTCCAATCAGTGAAATGGATAAAGAATTAAGAAAAACATTGAAAGTATATTTGGAATCTCAATGTGATATCACCCTCACTGCTAAACTATTATTTATTCATCGCAATACCGTTAAATATCGGATTGCTAAATGTGAAGAAATTTTTGAAACACCCATCAACGATCCTAACTTATCTTTAAAACTCAGATTAGCTCTTGAGCTTTCAAAAGAAAAAAGGACTAACTTAGATATGAAATTAAGCTAG